The DNA segment AACAAAAAAACTTATTAAGTTTGCAACTTTGAACCACAAAGATGGTTTTATTCTAAGTTTAGATGCGCATGAAACTGAAGTTTGGGAGAGCTTATGGCGTTGTATTGTTAAATCTGATACTGTTTTTAGTATCTATGCATACAGCCTACGCAAAAGTTCCCGTTCGTAACTATAATTATTACACATATATCGACCGGTTCAGGGTGAACCTGTCGGTTGGCCCTCAGGTTTATCTGGGTGGGAAGGCTGATATACATTACGGAATATTTAACCGGATAACGCCTGCTTTCTCTTTATCGGCTTACCAGCAGTTCTGTCCCTATTGGGCTTACCGACTTCGGTTGTCCGGAGGGCAGTTTTTCGCAACGCAGACACGCAGGGAATATGGAAGTGAAGTAAACATATTGATGAAAAGCAGGTTTTCAACATTGGGTGCCGGCGCCGATATGATGCTGAGTCTGAACCGGGTATTTTCTACCCGAAGTATGGAGCAGGTGCCAAATGTGTGGCTTTTTGCCGGGATAAGCGCTGATGCTGTGAAAAGCCCAAGGGATGCGAACGATGAATCTGTTTTTCCTGTTTTCAATTCTGGTCTTTACATCCAGATTCCTTATTCGGCGAAATTTGATTTCTCGGTCGAACTTAAGGGCGGTATTGTACAGGACAGGTACAACGGTTTTTATAAAAACGATCTAACGGTTGTAGGTGGTCCGAAACTAAGCCCAGAAGGGTATGGCTCCCTGTTGCTGGGAGCGACATATAAATTCTAGTTTTCAAAGTGATTAAAGGGTAAATTAGCATACGATTATGATAAGAAAGATTCTTCCGATTTTGCTTTTTGCGATTGCATTAAGCTCCTGCAACTACAAGAACAAAGGTCAGTTGCAAAACGTGACTCATTCGTTGTTCAAAGATCCGACACCCAAGGGGATGGTATTGGTAAAACGCGGAGCATTTCGGATGGGTACCCCCAATGATACAGTGTGGGGAGCTGTGAACGATTCGATGACAGTCTCTATCGAGAACTTCTGGATGGACGAAACCGAAGTGACCAACTTTATGTACAAACACTTTGTCAACTGGGTGAAGGACTCTGTATTGAGAGAGAGACTGGCTACGGTAGATCCTTCTTTCAAACCGGCCAATAAAGCGACCGGAGACTCCGTGCTGAACTGGAAGAAACCGATTCCGTGGAGATCCAAGAATCCCGAAATCCAGGGCGTACTCAGCGGAATGTATGTGAATCTGCCGCGCCAGACAAAGAAGTTCCTCAATACGAATATCCTCAATTATACCTACGACTGGATTGACTTTGAAAAGGCCAACAGCCGGAAGTATTCGCTGAACAGATCGATCCTGAATACGGATGTCAAACTGGACCAGCTGGCAGATTCCTATATGCTGATGGACTCTTCCTACGTTAACTCTAAAGGCCGCGTAGTAACTGTACAGGTCAATCGTCCGATCAGATCCTACAAAGATTACTTCACTACGGCTGTCGTAAATGTATATCCGGATACCAGCTGCTGGAAAGTGGACTTTGTGGCGGAGAAAAATGATATGTACGCCGCCCTCTATTTCTCAAGCGCAGGTTATCAGAACTATCCGGTGGTAGGTGTTTCCTGGGATCAGGCAAACGCTTTCAGCTACTGGAGAACCCGATTCTACCAGACTAAGAGCCGCTATGAGTGTGCACCGTATCGTCTCCCGACCGAAGCGGAATGGGAATTCGCCGCTAAAGGAGGTAAAAAAGGCATGGTGAACAAAAAATATCCATGGAAAGGGGATGATATCGTAGATAAAAAAGGATGTTACTTTGCCAACTTCAAACCGTTGAAGGGTAACTTCCCCGAAGACGGCTACCTGATCACGGCTCCTGTAGGATCGTTCCCTCCGAATGATTTAGGCCTCTATGACCTGGTGGGCAACGTGGCGGAATGGACCTCTACGGCTTACTTCCCGACCGGTAATAAAATCATGTCAACGATCAATGCCAGCTCTGAATTTAATGCATTGGGCAGCTTCCCGTATGCACTCAAGAAAAAAGTGGTCAGAGGCGGTTCTTTCAAAGACGTTTACAATTTTGTGAATGTGAATCTCCGTGAGTGGAAATACCAGAACGAAAAGATGGCGTATGTCGGTTTCCGTTGCGTACGTAACATGCCTGGTGAGAAATATTGATGAACTGAAAACAGATAATAAAGAACTAATATATGAAAAAACAAAAGAAATCTCCGTCGGCACTCCAGCATTTCCTGGCCTCTAAAAAAGGAAAAACAGTCATGAACTATTGCTATAGCTTTGGTGCAGCAGTCGTTATTCTGGGTGCAATGTTTAAAATCCTTCACCTTCCGGGTGGTGCGATTATGCTTGGTGCGGGTATGCTTACCGAAGTTTTCGTATTCTGCGTCTTCGCTTTTGAGGTACAAAGCGAGGATCTGCATTGGGAAGCGCTTTTCCCTGTGTTGGAAACCAAAAAGGAAGAGGATAACTTCCTGAAACTGATGGCTGAAAAAGGAGTTAAAAGTTCAGGCGTATCCCAACTTCCTGAAGTATCGGCTAATAGCGCCAAAAGACTGGAAGAGAGTATTATCAAACTGGATAATGCCGCTACCCAGCTCTATAAAATGGCAGAGATGACAGAGGTGACACAAAGTTACCTGGCTAAAATGTCGGATGTAAGCACCAGTATGGAACGCTTTAGTAAATCGACCGGTCAGCTTGCCGAGATCTCGGATAATCTTGCCGATACTTACACTTCCATGAAGGAAAATGCAGGATCAGTGAAGACCAGCTACGACCGTTACGTGCATCAGATGACCGCACTGACAGACAATATTGGCGGATTGAGCAAGGTATATCACGAACAGATGAATGCCATTACCCTGCAGATCGAGTCGTTGAGCAAACTGCACAATGAAATGACGAGAATGGCCGTTTCGTTTGAAGGCTCCTCTTCCAATGCGTCAAAATTCAAGGCGGAAACAGAAAAAATGGCAGAACAACTGACTTCTCTCAATGCAATTTATTCCAGAATGATTAAAGCGTTGACAACGAATCTGACTGTTAACGATTAATTTCATTTAAACCCATAATTGAAGTAATATGGCTGGAGGAAAATTGACGCCACGTCAAAAGATGATCAACCTGATGTATCTTGTACTCATGGCAATGCTGGCGCTCAACGTATCGAAAGACGTTTTGAATGCCTTTGTCATGGTCGATGACAGCATCAAGAAAACAACGGAAATTAAGTTCAATCAGAATAAGAGCCTTCTTGAAGAGCTTCAGTTTTATGCCAAGCAGAATCCGGTGAAGGCAAAACCGGCACTGGACAAGGCAATGAAGGTGATGGCCGGAACTGATGAGCTTTATAAATACATCCAGGAGCTGAAGGTGAAAATCGCAAAGCAGGCGGATGGAGAAGAAGGCGATGTCAATGACATCAAGAACAAGGAAGACCTTGAGGCGGCAGCCCAGGTGATGCTCTCTCCGATCAACGGACAGGCAAACAAACTAAAATCATGGATTGACAAATTTAGTGCGGAGGTAGGAAGTTATATCCCCGACCCTAACAAAAAGGCGATGATCCTGCAAAGCCTTTCGACAAAGTTATCGGCAAAAGAGAGACTGAACAATCTGAACTGGCAGAATGCACACTTTGAAAATATGCCTGCGGTTGCGGTGAATACTTTTTTAAGTAAAATGCAGAATGACCTGAAGAATGCAGAGAGTGAAGCGCTTTATGCACTGATCAAAAGTGTCGATGTGGGTGACTTCCGGGTAAACTCCCTGAATGCTTATGTGATACCGAATTCCACCAATATCATCGTGGGTGGTACCTACAGTGGCCGGGTGGTCCTCTCGGCGGAAGACTCCACCAAGAGACCGAATATCTTTGTCAGGGGCCAGCAGTTGTCTCCGGCAAGCCGGGGTAAATTCCAGTTTACCTGCGGGGCTATCGGTGACTTTACGATGAACGGGGTTATAGAGTTGACCCGTGGTGACGGATCTATCTCAAAATTCCCTTTTGAAAATAAATACAGCGTTGTTGCGCCTACCGCTACTGTCTCTGCGACCAAGATGAATATCCTGTATGCCGGATGGAGCAATCCGGTCAGCATTTCTGTTCCCGGGGTTCCAAGCGGACAGTTATCGGCGTCGGTGAGCAACGGTTCGATCAGACGCCAGGGCAATGAGTGGATTGTCGTGCCTAACCTTTCTGCGATTGGCTCCGAGGTTACGATTACCACCAGCGCTTCCGTGGGCGGTAAGAGCTTCTCGGTAGCAAGCAAGTTCCGGGTAAGAAAAACACCGGCGCCATCGGCCTCTGTCGTTTTACCTTCGGGTAATAAATTCAAAGGCGGTCGTGTTTCCAAATTTGATGTGGCACAGTCATCCGGCCTGATCGCCGAACTGGAAGACCTTGATATTCCATATTCAGTCGTAAGCTTTGACTTGTCTTACTACGGATCGTTGGGTGATGTGAAGACTCTGCCTTCCAGTGGGAATAAGTTCTCAGGAGCTCAGGTGGCGGTTTTGGAAAAACTGCCGAAGAACCAGATGGCTGCCCTGAACAACATTGTGGTAAGGGGACCTTCGGGTACGCAGACGGTTAATGATATCACCATCATATCCAAAAACTAGTGTAGTACGACGGTCGTAACCAATATGCTACGTAGCCAAAACAAAAAATAAATAGTGACGTATGAAAAAGCTAAGTATAATATTCATCGTATTGGGTTTTCTCGGCATTAAGAGCGCCGCGGCTCAGTCTTTAAAACTCAATGAAGACAGCATACTCTTCAATATCAGTCCGGCGGTACAGGAGGAGTTAAGGAATCTGTGGCCGGCTCCGGAGAATGTCAAATGGTCCCGCCAGGTGTACCGGGAGGTATTCTTCAACGATTCGACCCGTGCGATCAAAAACAATGCGATTCTCCAGTATCCTGAAGAGCCGGTATTTGATTACGCCATGGAAAACGGCGTGCAGAAGGTGGTGTTGAAACAGA comes from the Parabacteroides sp. FAFU027 genome and includes:
- a CDS encoding formylglycine-generating enzyme family protein; translation: MIRKILPILLFAIALSSCNYKNKGQLQNVTHSLFKDPTPKGMVLVKRGAFRMGTPNDTVWGAVNDSMTVSIENFWMDETEVTNFMYKHFVNWVKDSVLRERLATVDPSFKPANKATGDSVLNWKKPIPWRSKNPEIQGVLSGMYVNLPRQTKKFLNTNILNYTYDWIDFEKANSRKYSLNRSILNTDVKLDQLADSYMLMDSSYVNSKGRVVTVQVNRPIRSYKDYFTTAVVNVYPDTSCWKVDFVAEKNDMYAALYFSSAGYQNYPVVGVSWDQANAFSYWRTRFYQTKSRYECAPYRLPTEAEWEFAAKGGKKGMVNKKYPWKGDDIVDKKGCYFANFKPLKGNFPEDGYLITAPVGSFPPNDLGLYDLVGNVAEWTSTAYFPTGNKIMSTINASSEFNALGSFPYALKKKVVRGGSFKDVYNFVNVNLREWKYQNEKMAYVGFRCVRNMPGEKY
- the gldL gene encoding gliding motility protein GldL, translated to MKKQKKSPSALQHFLASKKGKTVMNYCYSFGAAVVILGAMFKILHLPGGAIMLGAGMLTEVFVFCVFAFEVQSEDLHWEALFPVLETKKEEDNFLKLMAEKGVKSSGVSQLPEVSANSAKRLEESIIKLDNAATQLYKMAEMTEVTQSYLAKMSDVSTSMERFSKSTGQLAEISDNLADTYTSMKENAGSVKTSYDRYVHQMTALTDNIGGLSKVYHEQMNAITLQIESLSKLHNEMTRMAVSFEGSSSNASKFKAETEKMAEQLTSLNAIYSRMIKALTTNLTVND
- the gldM gene encoding gliding motility protein GldM, whose translation is MAGGKLTPRQKMINLMYLVLMAMLALNVSKDVLNAFVMVDDSIKKTTEIKFNQNKSLLEELQFYAKQNPVKAKPALDKAMKVMAGTDELYKYIQELKVKIAKQADGEEGDVNDIKNKEDLEAAAQVMLSPINGQANKLKSWIDKFSAEVGSYIPDPNKKAMILQSLSTKLSAKERLNNLNWQNAHFENMPAVAVNTFLSKMQNDLKNAESEALYALIKSVDVGDFRVNSLNAYVIPNSTNIIVGGTYSGRVVLSAEDSTKRPNIFVRGQQLSPASRGKFQFTCGAIGDFTMNGVIELTRGDGSISKFPFENKYSVVAPTATVSATKMNILYAGWSNPVSISVPGVPSGQLSASVSNGSIRRQGNEWIVVPNLSAIGSEVTITTSASVGGKSFSVASKFRVRKTPAPSASVVLPSGNKFKGGRVSKFDVAQSSGLIAELEDLDIPYSVVSFDLSYYGSLGDVKTLPSSGNKFSGAQVAVLEKLPKNQMAALNNIVVRGPSGTQTVNDITIISKN